A genomic region of Metopolophium dirhodum isolate CAU chromosome 1, ASM1992520v1, whole genome shotgun sequence contains the following coding sequences:
- the LOC132934745 gene encoding uncharacterized protein LOC132934745 produces the protein MITIALVALNGASQKYKDTLIWCMDLLEPNDLFNDELENDVLESRYDIVNEKSFYLDFISTMDCALQLGRSNALMFYTVAADTVSNSVSKKLYSAEREFQSCTEEIRK, from the exons ATGATTACAATAGCACTAGTTGCACTCAATGGTGCATCTCAGAAGTACAA AGATACACTAATTTGGTGTATGGATTTATTGGAACCCAATGATTTGTTCAATGACGAATTAGAAAATGATGTTTTAGAGTCTCGATATGATATTGTAaatgaaaaatcattttattta gatTTTATTAGCACTATGGATTGTGCGCTACAACTTGGAAGGTCAAACGCACTTATGTTTTATACAGTAGCAGCAGACACTGTATCCAATAGTGTGTCTAAAAAACTTTACTCCGCTGAAAgagag TTTCAGTCTTGTACTGAAGAGATAAGGAAATAA